CATTGGCCGTAATGCCAAACCGCGCCCCCTCTTGTGCAAGGCTTTTCACGATGCCCAGATCACCCGCCTTGGTGGCGGCATAATTGACCTGTCCAAACTGGCCTTTTTGCCCGTTGATCGACGAAATCACCACGATGCGCCCGAATTTACGTTCACGCATACCGGGCCAGACAGGGTGGATTGTGTTGAACACACCGGTCAGGTTTGTGTCGATCACTTCGCGCCACTGTTCGGGCGTCATTTTGTGAAATGGCGCGTCACGGGTAATGCCCGCATTGGCCACAACAATGTCGATCGGGCCAAGATCGGCCTCGACCTGCGCAATGCCTGCCTTGGACGCGTCGTAATCAGCCGCGTTCCATTTATAGGTCTTGATGCCGGTCTCGCTGGTGAATGCTGCGGCTGCGTCGTCATTACCCGCATAGGTTGCAGCGACGGTGCATCCCTGTGCCTTCAGTGCCTTTGAAATAGCTGCGCCAATACCGCGTGATCCGCCAGTTACCAATGCCACTCTTGCCATGTTCTCCCCCCTCAGTCAGGAATTATGCTTAGAAACAATCGCTATCTAAAAGTGAAAGGTTGCGCAAGATTATTGCGCAACCTTTTTTTCTTAACGCTCCAGACACATGGCAACGCCCATGCCGCCGCCGATGCACAATGTTGCCAGACCCTTTTTCGCGTCACGGCGCTGCATTTCAAACAGCAACGTGTTCAGGATGCGGCAACCGGATGCACCAATCGGGTGACCAATGGCAATTGCGCCGCCATTCACGTTAACCTTGTCGACATCCCAGCCCATGTCCTTGTTCACAGCGCAGGCCTGCGCGGCAAAGGCTTCGTTCGCTTCGATCAGGTCCAGATCTTCGGGTTTCCAGCCAGCTTTGGCCAGTGCCTTGCGGCTGGCATAGATTGGCCCGACACCCATGACCGACGGGTCAAGGCCCGCAGTCGCGTAGCTGGCAATGCGCGCCAGCGGTGTCAGGCCGCGCTTTTCCGCTTCTTCCGCGCTCATCAGCATGACGGCTGCCGCGCCATCATTCAGGCCCGATGCATTGGCCGCAGTAACCGACCCGTCCTTCGCAAAGGCCGGACGCAGTTTTTGCATCG
Above is a window of Roseinatronobacter sp. S2 DNA encoding:
- the phbB gene encoding acetoacetyl-CoA reductase — its product is MARVALVTGGSRGIGAAISKALKAQGCTVAATYAGNDDAAAAFTSETGIKTYKWNAADYDASKAGIAQVEADLGPIDIVVANAGITRDAPFHKMTPEQWREVIDTNLTGVFNTIHPVWPGMRERKFGRIVVISSINGQKGQFGQVNYAATKAGDLGIVKSLAQEGARFGITANAVCPGYIATEMVMAVPEKVREAIIGQIPTGRLGEPEEIARCVAFLVADDAGFVNGSTISANGAQFFA